The following proteins come from a genomic window of Pichia kudriavzevii chromosome 1, complete sequence:
- a CDS encoding uncharacterized protein (PKUD0A09660; similar to Saccharomyces cerevisiae YGL098W (USE1); ancestral locus Anc_6.164): protein MNVVSIESVQNWHDRVVQDVKTAKSLNDKASLMVKYNTLLRILTDIDQIRRTTYKSEALKDLDREIHKTEKDIKVLLVETELSVEQLYNSKVQEETKVNQGIENEPHKSETETITGDGATGGAEIGESLEGLKSRLLSTTHSELDHVQSAEIQNNYHESIQKELIDSLPSMVSSLKEQALQFQEMVKQDASILKEATQNFESSHGKFENVNNLLSKYHKEGRLGFWFYIRITAMVLVAFMFLLIIIRLIPARH, encoded by the coding sequence atgaatgTAGTCTCCATAGAAAGTGTGCAAAATTGGCACGACAGAGTTGTGCAAGATGTGAAAACTGCAAAGAGTTTAAATGACAAGGCATCGCTAATGGTTAAATACAACACCCTATTGCGCATTCTGACAGATATCGACCAAATACGAAGAACTACATACAAGAGTGAGGCACTCAAAGACTTGGACAGGGAAATCCATAAAACAGAGAAAGACATCAAGGTATTGTTGGTTGAGACTGAGTTGAGTGTCGAACAGCTGTACAACAGCAAAGTACAAGAAGAGACAAAAGTCAATCAGGGGATTGAAAACGAGCCACACAAATCAGAAACTGAAACTATAACTGGCGATGGGGCTACTGGAGGAGCAGAGATTGGTGAGTCATTGGAAGGACTCAAATCGAGGCTACTCAGCACAACCCATTCGGAGTTGGACCACGTTCAATCAGCTGAGATTCAAAACAACTACCATGAATCCATACAGAAGGAATTGATCGATTCATTGCCCTCCATGGTTTCATCTTTAAAGGAGCAAGCCTTGCAGTTTCAGGAGATGGTTAAACAAGATGCCTCGATTCTAAAGGAGGCAACGCAAAACTTTGAATCTTCACATGGTAAGTTCGAAAATGTCAACAATCTACTATCGAAATACCACAAAGAAGGTAGACTGGGATTTTGGTTCTATATACGGATTACGGCTATGGTGTTGGTTGCATTTATGTTTCTCTTGATAATAATCAGACTCATTCCAGCAAGGCACTGA
- a CDS encoding uncharacterized protein (PKUD0A09670): MSLETLLEKAASYGVEVDAAIEFAETPDSGLSAYVKPDRVSGPPRIKLTNPFIVKPSDAYSAFGITDTENLENETSIFKLYIASMRNGSIQCEKFQPYIDLLPSLEEIHSPLSMSSKSLYVFSNTSLQGSIISKKLESLKDDFGSVLKYNNRIEFEDYLWAHLIVTSRAFPYKIINVHAKPHLVMLLPVVDLLNHKPNSKVDWRSDANGNFEFVYKQGVDASKAKEDGKVEIFNNYGPKGNAELLMGYGFVIEDNEVDSLQLSLSLDKRLQEEILRDWRVEIPTLDDYTHNVDGSNGKSDSAASMFILNKFSPLPDSLIQLFGYLNRNSLDKQLTLKSLMNGLTQLNQSLHAKFADKLDRMPPFDPTVVTEYDYSNARVFRQGQLKIYNLIKKELKEREKILLKTFRKNFITIKDIYKKDKDFEIFIKLCNWNMDTKLLSKMEMETIITVWLLKTVNSYTLETVDQFYNSSGIDLRWVLELFHVYSKEKATGLDEHEIKVTSALYNDFVPYSSRHPELFQNSHWGVDDWILVRRIILENSYEKGKSLEPLLIKPEDFPVSALLE, translated from the coding sequence ATGTCCCTAGAGACGTTGCTTGAGAAGGCAGCCTCGTATGGCGTCGAAGTAGATGCGGCGATTGAATTTGCAGAGACACCGGACTCGGGTCTTTCGGCCTATGTGAAGCCCGACAGAGTTTCTGGACCCCCACGGATCAAACTCACAAACCCCTTCATTGTAAAGCCTTCCGATGCATATTCTGCGTTTGGAATCACCGACACTGAGAACCTCGAGAACGAGACTAGCATTTTCAAGCTGTACATTGCATCCATGAGGAACGGGTCAATACAGTGCGAGAAGTTCCAACCATATATTGACCTGTTACCATCACTAGAAGAAATCCATTCACCGCTATCAATGAGTTCAAAATCACTCTACGTGTTTTCCAATACATCCTTACAGGGGTCTATCATTTCGAAAAAGCTGGAGTCCCTGAAAGATGACTTTGGCTCGGTACTTAAATATAACAATAGGATCGAATTTGAAGACTATCTCTGGGCCCATCTAATTGTCACGTCAAGAGCGTTCCCCTATAAGATCATCAATGTCCATGCAAAACCCCATCTGGTCATGCTTTTACCCGTTGTCGATCTGTTGAACCACAAGCCAAATAGCAAGGTCGACTGGAGAAGCGATGCCAATGGAAATTTCGAGTTTGTATACAAGCAAGGTGTGGATGCCAGTAAAGCAAAGGAAGATGGGAAGGTGGagattttcaacaactaTGGACCCAAGGGGAATGCAGAACTGTTGATGGGGTACGGGTTTGTcattgaagataatgagGTTGATTCCTTACAGCTGTCACTTTCGTTGGATAAACGGCTACAAGAGGAGATCCTACGTGATTGGCGTGTTGAAATACCAACTTTGGATGATTATACCCATAATGTCGATGGTAGTAATGGGAAATCAGATAGTGCCGCATCGATGTTTATCCTCAATAAGTTTTCTCCGTTGCCGGACAGTTTGATTCAATTGTTTGGGTACCTTAATAGAAACAGTCTTGACAAACAGTTAACACtgaagagtttgatgaaTGGATTAACACAATTGAACCAGAGTTTGCACGCAAAATTTGCTGACAAATTAGATAGAATGCCACCATTTGACCCCACAGTTGTAACAGAGTATGATTATTCAAATGCAAGGGTATTTCGCCAGGGCCAGCTTAAAATTTATAATCTGATCAAGAAAGAGCTTAAGGAAAGGGAGaagatattgttgaaaactttCAGGAAAAACTTCATTACTATCAAGGACATCTATAAGAAGGACAAGGATTTCGAGATATTTATAAAGCTGTGCAACTGGAACATGGATACCAAGTTGTTATCAAAGATGGAGATGGAAACTATCATCACAGTTTGGTTATTGAAAACCGTCAACAGCTATACTTTAGAAACAgttgatcaattttataATTCCAGTGGAATCGATTTAAGATGGGTATTGGAGTTATTCCATGTGTATAGCAAGGAGAAAGCTACTGGACTTGATGAGCATGAAATCAAAGTTACATCTGCATTATACAACGACTTCGTCCCATATTCATCAAGACATCCAGAGTTATTCCAAAACAGCCACTGGGGAGTCGATGATTGGATCTTGGTGCGTCGTattattttggaaaactcTTATGAAAAGGGCAAGTCTCTAGAGCCCCTATTGATCAAACCAGAAGATTTCCCGGTCAGTGCCTTGCTGGAATGA
- a CDS encoding uncharacterized protein (PKUD0A09675), which produces MFYSFSFFSNKTSSQSRNSEKELPTVVDFNTLDSLNGETTSTNGEPLAKRKGILGSLLQWPFAVSAESTTSSEAMTCPKIVDTTNKVIAMKQISGAEVPPCGENENEPGCDDFIDIEVRKLSYAEVAALDSNLVVPTQKKRQQTLDEVVTLGLENEIEDTSNHLETMDDFEGCDRLEDDVFDSTLMDSMSAEDQWDDYVANKTSKKTTRKKKLNKRSKHMHLQ; this is translated from the coding sequence ATGTTCTATTCCTTCAGCTTCTTTTCCAATAAGACGTCCTCGCAATCGAGAAACTCCGAAAAGGAGTTGCCTACTGTAGTGGACTTCAATACACTTGACTCCTTGAACGGGGAAACTACATCAACCAACGGAGAGCCACTGGCAAAGAGAAAGGGAATCCTAGGTAGTCTTCTACAATGGCCTTTTGCGGTCTCGGCGGAGTCGACCACCTCTAGTGAAGCCATGACGTGTCCAAAGATAGTGGATACAACCAACAAAGTCATTGCCATGAAGCAGATCAGTGGAGCCGAGGTTCCTCCTTGTGGAGAGAATGAGAATGAGCCCGGATGTGACGAtttcattgatattgagGTCCGGAAGCTCTCATACGCTGAAGTTGCCGCTCTTGATTCCAACTTGGTTGTGCCAACACAAAAGAAGAGACAGCAGACACTCGATGAAGTGGTTACCCTTGGGCTAGAGAATGAGATTGAGGACACGAGTAATCACTTGGAAACAATGGATGACTTTGAAGGATGCGATAGATTGGAAGACGACGTTTTTGATTCTACCCTAATGGACTCCATGTCGGCTGAAGATCAGTGGGATGATTATGTCGCAAACAAAACCTCAAAGAAGACCACAcggaagaagaagctaaacaaaagaagcaaaCACATGCATCTACAGTGA